In Lagopus muta isolate bLagMut1 chromosome 20, bLagMut1 primary, whole genome shotgun sequence, the following proteins share a genomic window:
- the LOC125702928 gene encoding DNA-directed RNA polymerase II subunit RPB11-a, with protein MNAPPAFESFLLFEGEKKITINKDTKVPNACLFTINKEDHTLGNIIKSQLLKDPQVLFAGYKVPHPLEHKIIIRVQTTPDYSPQEAFTNAITDLISELSLLEERFRVAIKDKQEGIE; from the exons ATGAACGCTCCTCCGGCTTTCGAGTCCTTCCTTCTCTTCGAAGGCGAGAAAAA GATCACCATCAACAAGGACACCAAGGTGCCCAACGCCTGTCTGTTCACCATCAACAAGGAGGACCACACGCTGGGGAACATCATCAAGTC gcAGTTACTGAAGGACCCTCAGGTGTTGTTTGCAGGTTACAAGGTCCCACACCCCCTGGAACACAAAATCATCATCCGTGTCCAAACAACGCCAGATTACAGCCCCCAGGAGGCTTTCACCAACGCCATCACAGATCTGATCAGTGAGCTGTCCCTCCTCGAGGAGAGATTCAGG GTTGCCATCAAAGACAAACAGGAAGGAATCGAGTAA
- the LOC125702925 gene encoding ras GTPase-activating protein 4-like isoform X1 codes for MARRSVLSIRIVEGRNLPAKDITGSSDPYCIVKIDNEAIIRTATVWKTLSPFWGEEYEVQLHPTFHSISIYVMDEDALSRDDVIGKVCITRTMLAEHPKGYSGWVSLSEVDPNEEVQGEIHLRVELLEGGQRLRCTVLEARDLAKKDRNGASDPFVCVSYNGKTQESTVVKKSCYPRWNEAFEFELPDPPAEKLCVEVWDWDLVSKNDFLGKVVVSVQGLQAAGHQEGWFRLHPDTAKAREERRRGSLGSLQLQVRLRDETVLPSHCYQPLVQLLCQEVKAGHQAGGVHLVTLLDETTTAECRQDVAVNLVKLFLGQGLVKEFLDLLFELELAKPCEPNTLFRSNSLASKSMESFLKVTGMQYLHAVLGPTISRVFEEKKYVELDPSKVEIKDVGCSGLHRVQTESEVMEQGRQLLQSYLRELLDTIGKSAPTCPPVIRAAFRQLFQRVGDRFPQHQHTQFVAVTSFLCLRFFSPAIMTPKLFHLRETHADARTSRTLLLLAKAVQMVGNMEPAAGRAKEEWLAPLQPALQHGASQMRAFITQLVGMEEEEKGGEGWPCAPRTAVVKEGLLFVHKTRGKGPLLASASKKLHFCLTSEALSFSKSPGAERCGSIALANIRAAEKVEEKSFGSCHVMQVVYVDEAGQQETAYLQCKCVNELNQWLSALRKVCGNNPQLLHAYHPGVFRGDKWSCCHQKDRTGPGCGRTRHSITLQDWSDPLQPDVEAQRLFQHLHGLQQPLREKYWQLMEEGGPQNGPRGCGEGPLLPLELRRLFEALQDLERCHRQLPPALLELQT; via the exons ATGGCCCGGCGCAGCGTGCTGTCCATCCGCATCGTGGAGGGCAGGAACCTGCCCGCCAAGGACAT CACGGGGAGCAGCGACCCGTACTGCATTGTGAAGATTGACAATGAGGCCATCATCAG GACTGCCACAGTGTGGAAGACGCTGTCCCCATTCTGGGGGGAAGAGTATGAGGTGCAGCTCCATCCCACCTTCCACAGCATCTCCATCTATGTCATGGATGAGGATGCACTCAG CCGTGATGATGTTATTGGGAAGGTGTGCATCACCCGCACCATGCTTGCAGAGCACCCCAAAG GATACAGCGGCTGGGTGAGCCTCAGCGAGGTGGACCCCAATGAGGAGGTGCAGGGGGAAATCCACCTCCGTGTGGAGCTCCTGGAGGGCGGCCAGCGGCTGCGCTGCACCGTGCTGGAGGCCAG GGATTTGGCCAAGAAGGACCGGAACGGTGCGTCCGACCCCTTTGTCTGTGTGAGCTACAATGGCAAAACACAGGAGAGCACC GTGGTGAAGAAGTCCTGCTATCCTCGCTGGAACGAAGCCTTCGAGTTCGAGCTGCCCGACCCccctgcagagaagctgtgtgtaGAGGTGTGGGACTGGGACCTCGTCAGCAAGAATGACTTCTTGGGCAAG GTGGTGGTCAGcgtgcaggggctgcaggcagccggGCACCAGGAGGGCTGGTTCAGGCTGCATCCAGACACAGCCAAGGCCAGGGAGGAGAG GCGCCGGGGCAGCCTGGGCTCACTGCAGCTACAGGTGAGGCTGCGGGATGAGACAGTGCTGCCCTCTCACTGCTACCAGCCCCTGGtccagctgctgtgccaggaggTGAAGGCAGGGCACCAG GCCGGTGGGGTGCACCTGGTCACCCTCCTCGATGAAACCACCACGGCTGAGTGCCGGCAGGATGTTGCCGTCAACCTGGTGAAACTCTTCTTGGGCCAAGGGCTGGTGAAGGAGTTTCTGGACCTGCTTTTTGAGCTGGAGCTGGCCAAGCCCT GTGAACCCAACACTTTGTTCCGGAGCAACTCCCTGGCCTCAAAGTCAATGGAATCTTTCCTCAAG GTGACAGGGATGCAGTACCTGCATGCGGTGCTGGGGCCCACCATCTCCCGGGTGTTTGAGGAGAAGAAGTACGTGGAGCTGGACCCCAGCAAGGTGGAGATCAAGGACGTTGG GTGCTCGGGGCTGCACCGCGTGCAGACAGagagtgaggtgatggagcagggCCGCCAGCTCCTCCAGTCCTAcctcagggagctgctggataCCATCGGCAAGTCAGCTCCTACCTGTCCTCCTGTCATCCGTGCTGCTTTCCGGCAGCTCTTCCAGCGCGTTGGGGATCGCTTCCCCCAGCATCAG CACACTCAGTTCGTGGCTGTCACCAGCTTCCTGTGCCTCCGCTTCTTCTCGCCAGCCATCATGACCCCCAAACTCTTCCACCTAAGGGAGACGCACGCCGACGCACGCACCAGCcgcacgctgctgctgctggccaag gctgtgcagatgGTGGGCAACATGGAGCCAGCGGCAGGGCGGGCCAAGGAGGAATGGCTGGCCCCTCTGCAACCCGCCCTACAGCACGGAGCCTCCCAGATGAGGGCCTTCATCACCCAGCTGGTGGgcatggaggaggaggagaagggtgGAGAGGGGTGGCCGTGTGCCCCCCGCACCGCCGTGGTGAAGGAGGGGCTGCTCTTTGTGCACAAGACGCGGGGCAAAGGGCCGCTGCTCGCCTCCGCCTCCAAGAAGCTGCACTTCTGCCTCACCAGTGAGGCCCTCAGTTTCAGCAAGAGCCCCGGGGCGGAG AGGTGCGGCTCCATCGCTTTGGCCAACATCCGTGCGGCCGAGAAGGTAGAGGAGAAGAGCTTTGGGAGCTGCCACGTCATGCAGGTGGTCTACGTGGATGaggctgggcagcaggagaCGGCGTACCTGCAGTGCAAG TGCGTCAATGAGCTGAACCAGTGGCTGTCTGCCCTGCGAAAGGTGTGTGGCAACAACCCGCAGCTGCTGCACGCCTACCACCCCGGTGTCTTCCGGGGGGACAAAtggagctgctgccaccagAAGGACAGGACGG GGCCAGGGTGCGGCAGGACACGGCACAGCATCACCCTGCAGGACTGGAGTGATCCGCTGCAGCCCGACGTGGAGGCGCAGCGCCTCTTCCAGCACCTCCACGGCCTGCAGCAGCCTCTCAG GGAAAAGTACTGGCAGCTGATGGAGGAGGGGGGACCTCAGAACGGCCCTCGCGGCTGCGGTGAAG GACCCCTGCTGCCCCTCGAGCTCCGCCGGCTTTTCGAGGCGCTGCAGGACCTGGAACGCTGCCACCGCCAGCTGCCCCCcgccctgctggagctgcagacGTGA
- the LOC125702925 gene encoding ras GTPase-activating protein 4-like isoform X2 — protein sequence MARRSVLSIRIVEGRNLPAKDITGSSDPYCIVKIDNEAIIRTATVWKTLSPFWGEEYEVQLHPTFHSISIYVMDEDALRDLAKKDRNGASDPFVCVSYNGKTQESTVVKKSCYPRWNEAFEFELPDPPAEKLCVEVWDWDLVSKNDFLGKVVVSVQGLQAAGHQEGWFRLHPDTAKAREERRRGSLGSLQLQVRLRDETVLPSHCYQPLVQLLCQEVKAGHQAGGVHLVTLLDETTTAECRQDVAVNLVKLFLGQGLVKEFLDLLFELELAKPCEPNTLFRSNSLASKSMESFLKVTGMQYLHAVLGPTISRVFEEKKYVELDPSKVEIKDVGCSGLHRVQTESEVMEQGRQLLQSYLRELLDTIGKSAPTCPPVIRAAFRQLFQRVGDRFPQHQHTQFVAVTSFLCLRFFSPAIMTPKLFHLRETHADARTSRTLLLLAKAVQMVGNMEPAAGRAKEEWLAPLQPALQHGASQMRAFITQLVGMEEEEKGGEGWPCAPRTAVVKEGLLFVHKTRGKGPLLASASKKLHFCLTSEALSFSKSPGAERCGSIALANIRAAEKVEEKSFGSCHVMQVVYVDEAGQQETAYLQCKCVNELNQWLSALRKVCGNNPQLLHAYHPGVFRGDKWSCCHQKDRTGPGCGRTRHSITLQDWSDPLQPDVEAQRLFQHLHGLQQPLREKYWQLMEEGGPQNGPRGCGEGPLLPLELRRLFEALQDLERCHRQLPPALLELQT from the exons ATGGCCCGGCGCAGCGTGCTGTCCATCCGCATCGTGGAGGGCAGGAACCTGCCCGCCAAGGACAT CACGGGGAGCAGCGACCCGTACTGCATTGTGAAGATTGACAATGAGGCCATCATCAG GACTGCCACAGTGTGGAAGACGCTGTCCCCATTCTGGGGGGAAGAGTATGAGGTGCAGCTCCATCCCACCTTCCACAGCATCTCCATCTATGTCATGGATGAGGATGCACTCAG GGATTTGGCCAAGAAGGACCGGAACGGTGCGTCCGACCCCTTTGTCTGTGTGAGCTACAATGGCAAAACACAGGAGAGCACC GTGGTGAAGAAGTCCTGCTATCCTCGCTGGAACGAAGCCTTCGAGTTCGAGCTGCCCGACCCccctgcagagaagctgtgtgtaGAGGTGTGGGACTGGGACCTCGTCAGCAAGAATGACTTCTTGGGCAAG GTGGTGGTCAGcgtgcaggggctgcaggcagccggGCACCAGGAGGGCTGGTTCAGGCTGCATCCAGACACAGCCAAGGCCAGGGAGGAGAG GCGCCGGGGCAGCCTGGGCTCACTGCAGCTACAGGTGAGGCTGCGGGATGAGACAGTGCTGCCCTCTCACTGCTACCAGCCCCTGGtccagctgctgtgccaggaggTGAAGGCAGGGCACCAG GCCGGTGGGGTGCACCTGGTCACCCTCCTCGATGAAACCACCACGGCTGAGTGCCGGCAGGATGTTGCCGTCAACCTGGTGAAACTCTTCTTGGGCCAAGGGCTGGTGAAGGAGTTTCTGGACCTGCTTTTTGAGCTGGAGCTGGCCAAGCCCT GTGAACCCAACACTTTGTTCCGGAGCAACTCCCTGGCCTCAAAGTCAATGGAATCTTTCCTCAAG GTGACAGGGATGCAGTACCTGCATGCGGTGCTGGGGCCCACCATCTCCCGGGTGTTTGAGGAGAAGAAGTACGTGGAGCTGGACCCCAGCAAGGTGGAGATCAAGGACGTTGG GTGCTCGGGGCTGCACCGCGTGCAGACAGagagtgaggtgatggagcagggCCGCCAGCTCCTCCAGTCCTAcctcagggagctgctggataCCATCGGCAAGTCAGCTCCTACCTGTCCTCCTGTCATCCGTGCTGCTTTCCGGCAGCTCTTCCAGCGCGTTGGGGATCGCTTCCCCCAGCATCAG CACACTCAGTTCGTGGCTGTCACCAGCTTCCTGTGCCTCCGCTTCTTCTCGCCAGCCATCATGACCCCCAAACTCTTCCACCTAAGGGAGACGCACGCCGACGCACGCACCAGCcgcacgctgctgctgctggccaag gctgtgcagatgGTGGGCAACATGGAGCCAGCGGCAGGGCGGGCCAAGGAGGAATGGCTGGCCCCTCTGCAACCCGCCCTACAGCACGGAGCCTCCCAGATGAGGGCCTTCATCACCCAGCTGGTGGgcatggaggaggaggagaagggtgGAGAGGGGTGGCCGTGTGCCCCCCGCACCGCCGTGGTGAAGGAGGGGCTGCTCTTTGTGCACAAGACGCGGGGCAAAGGGCCGCTGCTCGCCTCCGCCTCCAAGAAGCTGCACTTCTGCCTCACCAGTGAGGCCCTCAGTTTCAGCAAGAGCCCCGGGGCGGAG AGGTGCGGCTCCATCGCTTTGGCCAACATCCGTGCGGCCGAGAAGGTAGAGGAGAAGAGCTTTGGGAGCTGCCACGTCATGCAGGTGGTCTACGTGGATGaggctgggcagcaggagaCGGCGTACCTGCAGTGCAAG TGCGTCAATGAGCTGAACCAGTGGCTGTCTGCCCTGCGAAAGGTGTGTGGCAACAACCCGCAGCTGCTGCACGCCTACCACCCCGGTGTCTTCCGGGGGGACAAAtggagctgctgccaccagAAGGACAGGACGG GGCCAGGGTGCGGCAGGACACGGCACAGCATCACCCTGCAGGACTGGAGTGATCCGCTGCAGCCCGACGTGGAGGCGCAGCGCCTCTTCCAGCACCTCCACGGCCTGCAGCAGCCTCTCAG GGAAAAGTACTGGCAGCTGATGGAGGAGGGGGGACCTCAGAACGGCCCTCGCGGCTGCGGTGAAG GACCCCTGCTGCCCCTCGAGCTCCGCCGGCTTTTCGAGGCGCTGCAGGACCTGGAACGCTGCCACCGCCAGCTGCCCCCcgccctgctggagctgcagacGTGA